GCAATAATTGAAGCCCCTGAAATTGCAATATCACTTGTGTGTGTTACTTGTGAAACTTTAAAAACATAATCAATTAGTTCATTATGTTGGTTTGGTTTAAATAGTAAACCAATTGGTGCAATTCTCATTGAAGCACCATTACTTAATGCTTTTTTTGTAATTTGACTTGGATCAATATTTTGCTTAATTAATTTTAGTGCTTCTTTTGAAGTTGGTCCTAAAATATTATTTTCAAATGCATTATTTTCTTCTGCCCAAACTAATAAATTTTTTGCAATTATATTCTTATCAGGAACAAAATTATTTTCAAATAAGGAATCTAAAATAACTAAAGCTTGTGCTGTATCATCTGTGAATTGAGTCTTTTTATAATTCTTAGCAGCTTCATTTTCTTCAGGACCATCTAAAAAGTCTGTTATATAGCCTGAAAAATAATTTCTAATTTTTTTTCTTGCTCATAATTCTGAAGGCATCCCCATTGCATCTCCAATTGCCATTCCGTAAATAACACCTTGAATTTTATTTTTAAGTATTTATTTCCTCCATAATATTAATAATTACTCTTACTTTTTTATTATATTTGAAATTATAAATATAAGTATTTTAATATTAAAATAAAAGAAAATGTCACAAAATTTGTAACATTTTCTTTTATTTTATTGCTTTTTTCTTCTTTTTAATAAAAATTATACTTAATGAAATTATTGTTGCTGTTGCACCAACTGTAACTAAAACTATAATAAATATTTCAAGTGTACCTAAATTATTTTGCAATTGAGCATTTTCAAAAAAAGTTCCCTCATAAAAATCATAATAATTCAATTGACTACTATAATTAATATCTCTATAGTTATTCATTTTACTTCCAAAACCATCCAATGCATGACCGAATTCATGAATTAAAACACTATATTTTGCAGGTGAACTTCAAAATCCCATTGTGTAATCAGAATTAAACTGTTTAAAAGTTAATGATAAACCTGTCAATAGAATTGATGAATATGCTGAGCTTGAATAATCATTATAAAATCAATTAGATGTTATTCCCATCACCCCAGTTAAGTCCTCAGTTTTAGAATATATAGGATAATCAGGGGTAATTATAAATGCTGTTAATAAGTTTTTAACTCATGCTTCATTTTGAATCATTGAAAATAAAATATTATATAAAAATAAAGTTAATTCTTTTAAGTTTTGTGTATCTGATGTTGTTCATTTTTCAGAATCTTCAA
This genomic window from Spiroplasma taiwanense CT-1 contains:
- a CDS encoding ADP-ribosylglycohydrolase family protein; translation: MLKNKIQGVIYGMAIGDAMGMPSELWARKKIRNYFSGYITDFLDGPEENEAAKNYKKTQFTDDTAQALVILDSLFENNFVPDKNIIAKNLLVWAEENNAFENNILGPTSKEALKLIKQNIDPSQITKKALSNGASMRIAPIGLLFKPNQHNELIDYVFKVSQVTHTSDIAISGASIIATAVSCAMYGLSFDQILENIYFVDDLALKVASETYSPSLTKIIKLAITIAKKFENRDIEFIDELYDLIGAGVNISESVPCAIAIAYYAKDVNKAAFLSANLGVDTDTIGAMACAICGAYTGIEKINKNFVKSIQENNNINFEYYVEKIESYISK